A single genomic interval of Methanooceanicella nereidis harbors:
- a CDS encoding asparagine synthetase B family protein: MCGIAGFIGKDAGRRTRGMIESIRHRGPDGTGYWEGMIGSEDVALGHAHLKITGDMSQPVTQDGKAIVYNGEIYNFGEFLPGTSDTAALSSGILKDGVGGFLKYASSINGEYAFAAVDSSGMILARDPVGIKPLYYGISQDGFGFASERKALMKAGILDIKRLTPGSVYYNGMEKTAISLPGPDPEVKDTSKAVEMLETALAKAVKLRVHPDAAIAFSGGVDCSLIGAMAQDTPLCTVGLKCSYDIKAATNAARMMDAENRHIVYEMEEKDVEGILPDVIYAIESHEPVKVSIALPIFYLAREVRRSGFRVMLSGQGADELFGGYARYEIAQEEGRLADMLGHDLRHIAEANLERDDAATMAHGVELRVPYLDLNVIGVSQKIDASLKVYFDGKGYIRKYILRKMAERYLPHEISIAPKKAIQYGTSVQKVLARLARDNGFKGDLAGYFRSLYEVVF; encoded by the coding sequence ATGTGCGGCATCGCGGGCTTTATCGGTAAGGACGCCGGCCGTAGGACGCGCGGGATGATAGAATCCATCCGCCACAGGGGTCCGGACGGCACAGGATACTGGGAGGGGATGATAGGTAGCGAAGACGTTGCCCTGGGCCATGCCCATCTAAAGATCACCGGCGATATGAGCCAGCCCGTGACGCAAGACGGTAAAGCGATAGTCTATAACGGGGAGATCTATAATTTTGGCGAGTTTCTTCCTGGCACGTCGGATACCGCAGCCCTCTCCTCCGGCATACTAAAGGATGGTGTCGGGGGGTTTTTAAAATACGCGTCATCGATAAACGGTGAGTACGCATTTGCTGCCGTAGATAGCTCAGGCATGATACTGGCAAGGGACCCGGTAGGCATTAAGCCGTTATACTATGGCATTTCTCAGGATGGTTTCGGGTTCGCCTCTGAACGTAAAGCGCTGATGAAGGCCGGTATTTTAGATATAAAGAGGCTGACGCCGGGGTCAGTATATTATAATGGCATGGAAAAGACCGCTATCTCGCTTCCGGGACCGGACCCTGAGGTCAAGGATACATCAAAAGCCGTAGAGATGCTCGAAACCGCTCTTGCAAAGGCTGTAAAACTAAGGGTCCATCCTGACGCGGCCATAGCGTTCTCCGGCGGTGTCGACTGCTCGCTGATAGGAGCGATGGCGCAAGATACTCCGCTCTGTACTGTAGGGCTAAAATGCTCTTACGACATTAAGGCCGCGACGAATGCCGCCAGGATGATGGATGCCGAAAACAGGCACATAGTGTATGAGATGGAAGAAAAGGATGTTGAGGGAATATTACCCGATGTCATTTATGCCATAGAAAGCCATGAGCCCGTGAAAGTATCTATCGCATTGCCCATATTCTACCTGGCAAGGGAGGTCAGGCGTTCTGGTTTCCGGGTGATGCTTTCCGGACAGGGAGCCGACGAGCTGTTCGGCGGATATGCCAGATATGAGATCGCGCAGGAGGAAGGGCGTCTTGCGGATATGCTTGGGCATGATCTCCGGCATATAGCAGAGGCAAACCTTGAAAGGGACGATGCGGCGACCATGGCACATGGCGTCGAATTAAGGGTCCCGTATCTTGATCTCAACGTTATTGGGGTATCACAGAAAATCGACGCTTCCCTGAAAGTATATTTTGATGGTAAGGGTTATATACGCAAATATATCCTTAGAAAAATGGCAGAAAGATATCTCCCGCACGAAATATCTATAGCGCCGAAGAAGGCAATACAGTACGGCACGAGCGTGCAGAAAGTGCTGGCAAGGCTGGCAAGGGATAACGGCTTTAAAGGCGACCTTGCAGGTTATTTCAGATCATTGTATGAGGTTGTGTTCTAA
- the gatC gene encoding Asp-tRNA(Asn)/Glu-tRNA(Gln) amidotransferase subunit GatC has translation MVITAKDVEHISKLACIDISEKEKELFEKQFNSILDYFKELDGVNTENVEPTYHVIGLNNVFREDEATESLSHEEALRNTARTDKGYFKGPRIV, from the coding sequence ATGGTAATAACCGCAAAAGACGTGGAGCATATATCAAAGCTCGCATGCATCGACATAAGCGAGAAAGAAAAGGAGTTGTTCGAGAAGCAGTTTAACTCGATACTGGATTATTTTAAAGAGCTCGACGGGGTGAATACTGAGAATGTCGAGCCCACTTACCATGTCATAGGGCTTAATAACGTATTCAGGGAGGACGAGGCGACCGAATCCCTCTCGCATGAAGAAGCCCTCCGGAACACCGCCCGCACAGATAAAGGATACTTCAAAGGGCCGAGGATCGTGTAG
- the gatA gene encoding Asp-tRNA(Asn)/Glu-tRNA(Gln) amidotransferase subunit GatA, translating into MSGQYEESIAKVFDRIKKSKINAYITLNEHEAMETARAVDKGEVTGRLAGMPVAIKDCITTKGIQTTCGSKILTGYVPPFDAEVTARVKKEGAVIIGKTNMDEFAMGSSTENSYYGVTRNPWDLNRVAGGSSGGSGASVAGLECRISLGTDTGGSVRCPASYCGVVGIKPTYGLVSRYGVVEYANSLEQVGPIARSVSDAALMLDVIAGHDPKDSTSVGEADKVTYTDHLNEGVKGLTIGVPEEYFGEGLNPSVEKAVWDGIMTLNKLGADYKKVSLPHTKYALSAYYIIAMCEASSNLARFDGLRYGLRTGKDENWHSTFSRIRAEGFGQEVKRRVMLGTYALSEGYYGKYYLKALKVRTLIKRDFEKAFKDVDVLAAPTMPTPAFKIGEKTEEPLSMYMADVNTLPINLAGVPSISVPCGFAGRLPIGLQLIGDLFAEPLLIRTAYTFEANTNFQKLPEGF; encoded by the coding sequence ATGTCAGGACAATACGAGGAATCGATAGCGAAGGTCTTCGACCGTATAAAGAAGAGCAAGATCAACGCATATATCACGTTGAACGAACATGAAGCAATGGAGACCGCCAGGGCCGTGGACAAAGGCGAGGTCACCGGAAGGCTGGCAGGAATGCCCGTAGCGATCAAGGACTGCATAACCACGAAGGGCATTCAGACGACCTGCGGCTCAAAGATACTTACAGGATATGTCCCGCCTTTTGACGCGGAAGTCACTGCCCGCGTCAAGAAAGAGGGAGCCGTCATAATAGGAAAGACTAACATGGACGAGTTCGCGATGGGCTCCTCTACCGAGAACAGCTATTACGGCGTCACGAGAAACCCGTGGGACCTGAACAGGGTCGCAGGAGGCTCATCGGGAGGCAGCGGAGCATCGGTGGCAGGCTTGGAGTGCCGCATATCGCTGGGAACAGACACAGGCGGGTCGGTCCGCTGTCCGGCATCATACTGCGGCGTCGTAGGCATAAAGCCGACCTACGGCCTGGTTTCTAGGTACGGTGTGGTCGAGTATGCCAACTCGCTGGAGCAGGTGGGCCCCATAGCGAGAAGCGTGAGCGATGCGGCGTTAATGCTTGACGTGATCGCGGGGCATGACCCGAAGGATTCCACATCCGTAGGCGAAGCGGACAAAGTCACTTACACTGATCATCTTAACGAGGGCGTTAAAGGCCTTACTATTGGAGTGCCGGAAGAGTACTTTGGCGAAGGCCTGAACCCGAGCGTGGAAAAAGCCGTATGGGACGGCATCATGACGCTCAACAAGCTTGGCGCGGACTATAAGAAGGTCTCGCTGCCGCACACGAAATACGCGCTATCGGCGTATTATATCATAGCCATGTGTGAAGCCTCGTCTAACCTTGCAAGGTTCGACGGCCTGAGGTATGGGCTGAGGACAGGCAAGGACGAGAACTGGCACAGCACCTTCTCGAGGATAAGGGCGGAAGGATTCGGCCAGGAAGTAAAGAGAAGGGTAATGCTGGGAACTTACGCGCTGTCCGAAGGATATTACGGTAAATATTACTTAAAGGCTTTAAAGGTCAGGACGCTTATTAAGCGGGACTTTGAAAAGGCGTTCAAGGATGTCGACGTCCTGGCGGCGCCGACGATGCCGACGCCTGCGTTCAAGATAGGGGAAAAGACCGAAGAGCCTCTGTCGATGTACATGGCTGACGTGAACACGCTGCCGATCAACCTTGCGGGAGTGCCTTCAATATCGGTCCCGTGCGGGTTCGCAGGAAGGCTGCCGATAGGGCTGCAGCTTATAGGCGACCTGTTCGCTGAGCCGTTGCTGATAAGGACGGCCTATACGTTCGAAGCGAATACTAATTTCCAGAAGCTTCCGGAGGGGTTCTAA
- the gatB gene encoding Asp-tRNA(Asn)/Glu-tRNA(Gln) amidotransferase subunit GatB — MEDDVIIGLEIHCQLNKLNSKLFCGCSTKHHGSEPNTHTCPVCLGLPGALPVINKKAVEYAIMVGLALNCGIAEHTQFYRKNYYYPDLPRGFQITQYDYPIAENGMMTVDVDSIERPVRIKRVHMEEDPGRLVHQGSIETSKYVLVDYNRSGMPLIEVVTEPDLRSPKEARRFINKLRNILEYLDVFDGSLEGALRVDANVSLKGGARVEIKNISSYKGVERALLFEISRQRNMKRRGVTVTQETRHYDDERNCTITLRSKEQAEEYRYFPEADLVPLSVKDWENKLKARLPELPEAKRDRFRSQYGISDNHAKVLTAEIRLANYYECVAGKCDPVMAATWVADYLKGELNYRDRDVRDAFEPEKMIFIIDQLKKAIITDKGAVEVIRVLLDEGGEPASIIKSRNLAKVESDITRKAVTEVISENASAVQDLRSGKPQAMNFLVGMVMKKTRGRADPEEVNLLLRELLECTL; from the coding sequence ATGGAAGATGACGTGATCATAGGGCTGGAGATACACTGCCAGCTGAATAAACTTAACAGCAAGCTGTTTTGCGGCTGTTCCACAAAGCACCATGGCTCCGAGCCAAACACTCACACCTGCCCCGTATGCCTGGGGCTTCCGGGAGCCTTACCGGTGATAAACAAAAAGGCCGTTGAATACGCCATAATGGTAGGCCTGGCCCTGAATTGCGGCATAGCGGAGCATACGCAATTCTACAGGAAAAATTATTATTATCCGGACCTGCCTCGCGGCTTCCAGATAACCCAGTATGATTATCCCATCGCTGAGAACGGGATGATGACAGTGGACGTCGACAGCATAGAGCGCCCGGTAAGGATAAAGAGAGTCCATATGGAGGAAGATCCGGGAAGGCTTGTGCACCAGGGGTCCATAGAGACGAGCAAATACGTCCTGGTAGACTATAACAGGTCAGGGATGCCTCTCATCGAGGTAGTCACCGAGCCCGATCTCCGTTCGCCAAAAGAAGCACGACGTTTTATAAACAAGCTAAGGAATATTCTTGAGTACCTGGATGTCTTCGACGGCTCGCTCGAAGGCGCTTTAAGGGTCGATGCCAACGTCTCGTTAAAGGGCGGTGCCAGAGTGGAGATCAAGAACATTTCCTCTTACAAAGGCGTCGAAAGAGCGCTCCTGTTCGAGATATCCCGCCAGCGCAACATGAAACGCAGAGGCGTGACCGTAACCCAGGAAACTCGCCACTATGACGACGAGAGGAACTGTACAATAACGCTCCGTTCCAAGGAACAGGCTGAAGAATATAGATACTTCCCGGAGGCGGACCTCGTACCGTTATCTGTAAAAGACTGGGAGAATAAGCTCAAGGCCAGGCTGCCCGAGCTGCCAGAGGCCAAGCGCGACAGGTTCAGGTCCCAGTATGGCATATCGGATAACCATGCGAAAGTCTTGACCGCTGAGATAAGGCTCGCCAACTACTATGAGTGCGTCGCAGGAAAATGTGACCCCGTAATGGCAGCCACATGGGTAGCGGATTACCTCAAGGGAGAGCTCAACTACAGGGACAGGGATGTCAGGGACGCTTTCGAGCCGGAAAAGATGATATTCATCATAGATCAGCTTAAGAAGGCAATAATAACAGATAAGGGAGCTGTAGAAGTTATCAGGGTACTCCTGGACGAAGGCGGGGAACCTGCATCGATCATAAAGTCCAGAAACCTCGCAAAAGTGGAAAGCGATATAACCCGCAAGGCGGTCACTGAGGTCATCAGTGAGAACGCCTCTGCCGTACAGGATCTCAGGTCGGGTAAACCGCAGGCCATGAACTTTTTGGTGGGCATGGTCATGAAAAAGACGAGGGGAAGGGCAGATCCAGAGGAAGTGAACTTATTATTGAGGGAGTTACTCGAATGCACCTTATAG